gcctgcCGTGGatttgattccggctcatagagactcaataggacagagtagaactgcctcataggattttcaaggctgtaatctttatggaagcagactgctacatctttctccagtggagcagctggtgggttgaaatggccaacctttccgttagcagtcgagggcttaaccactgcaccaccagggctccttgactagCAAGGGACCTGGGCCAAATGTCACCCAGCAGCTTTCTGATTTCATAGCCCAGTCCTCCTTCCAGAGTACCCATTTTCTGCCTGCTTCGTTTACCATTAGCCTGCCTTGGTGTCCCTTCCGGCCCCACACAATGCAAGAAGACCACGGGTAGCAAAGAGCAGTCCCGCAAATGGTTCAAGACACCGGGCTTCGGTCTCAGGGTCTTCCAGCACTCACTCTGGCTCTGAACCTCAGCTTccccaattataaaatggtagTGCTGGCCCAAGGAACTCTAGAGGTTCAAAACGCTTTGGGGGAGGGGCACGCTGGTCTAGTTCTGACCAAGGAAGGAAGGGGAATCTTTGGTCTTTTACAAGTCAGAGATAGGAACAGAACGGGGTATCGCCTGACGGAAgacctccccccccgccccccgcccaggCCACAGAGCTTCTCTGGTTGAGATAAAGGAGCACCTGAGGCCTGCAGGAGAGCTGCTGGTGAGTCCAGGACTGGGGCCCCAAAGACCGTATTCCGTTCCTCTCTGGACCCCAAACCCGTCTGCCCCTCACCCCCATTACAGCTGGTCGCCCTGTGCCAGATGCCTCCGCGCGGCTGGGGGAGCCCTCTGCTTCCCCCTGGCGGCTGGAGAGCATGGCGCCCATCCCCGGGCTGAAGGCCCCGCGGCGGCTCTGCCTGGAAACAGCACCTCCCGGCCCGGGAAAAGGAGGGCTGCCGCGGCCGGAGCCGCGCCGTGGGGGCGGGAGGTAGAGGGGACGGAGGGGGATGTTCTGGGGAGTGAAAGAGAATGTACGTAAAACGTTTGGCACGCTGCTATTACTAGAATTACTATTGTTACtctctggggaaactgaggtccaaagaAGTATATGCACGTGTGTGCGTTGCGGAGCAGGGGTCCCGGCCCGAAGTCACGGAGAGTCACACAGCGGGGGCCAGAACTCCGACGCGCAGGTGCTGCTGAGCCCACTGCGGAGGAAAGGCGCAGGCCAGGCTCCCCTACGCCCGGCCTGCGCCTGGACGCAGTTTCCTGCTCGCGCCCAGAGGGGGCAGGAGCCGGGAGCAGCCGCTACAGAGGGCGGTGGGAAGTGGCCCGGCCATGACGcaccgggcggggcggggcggggcagcCCTGAGCTGCTCATAAAGGCGGCGGCCGGACCCGGAGAGCCAGAGCGCTCGGACCGCCGAGAGCCTGCACCCTTCCCTTCTGAGCTCCAGCTGGCAGCCGCGCCTAGCTCCCCCGCATTCTCTCGGACCCGCGCTCACCCTCGTGGCACCGGCACCAAATGAAACTGGCCGCGATGATTAAGAAGATGTGTCCGAGCGACTCGGAGCTGAGTATCCCATCCAAGAACTGCTACCGCATGGTCATCCTCGGTTCGTCCAAGGTGGGGAAGACGGCCATCGTGTCGCGCTTCCTCACGGGCCGCTTCGAGGACACCTACACGCCCACCATCGAGGACTTCCACCGCAAGTTCTATTCTATCCGCGGAGAGGTCTACCAACTCGACATCCTGGACACGTCCGGCAACCACCCGTTCCCCGCCATGCGGCGCCTCTCCATCCTCACAGGTGAGCGGGGGCCGGTCCGGGCTCTGAGCCCCGGGGCAGCGGGCGAGGGGAGGGGGCTGGCCATGGGAAGGGGAGGAAACCCCCTTATCTAAGTGCGCCGTTGAGGGCTCTGCTCTGGTTAGAGGCGCGTCCGCCCTGCCCTGCGCTTGGAAAGGTTTGCGCGCCCAACTTGCCTTGTTGGCAGCCGCCTTACCCCTTTTCTCTCCCCTCTCTGCGCCCCGCAGGAGACGTTTTCATCTTAGTGTTCAGCCTAGACAACCGCGACTCCTTCGAGGAGGTGCAGAGGCTCAAGCAGCAGATTCTTGACACAAAGTCTTGCCTCAAGAACAAAACCAAGGAGAACGTGGACGTGCCCCTGGTCATCTGCGGTAACAAGGGTGACCGGGACTTCCAACGCGAAGTGGAGCAGCGCGAAATCGAGCAGCTAGTGGGCGATGAACCCCAGCGCTGCGCCTACTTCGAGATCTCGGCCAAGAAGAACAGCAGCCTGGACCAAATGTTCCGAGCGCTCTTCGCCATGGCCAAGCTGCCGAGCGAGATGAGCCCAGACCTGCACCGTAAGGTGTCGGTGCAGTACTGCGACGTGCTGCACAAGAAAGCGCTGCGCAGCAAGAAACTGTTCCGCGCCGGCGGCGGCAGCTGCGAGCCGGGCGACGCCTTTGGCATCGTGGCGCCCTTCGCGCGCAGACCCAGCGTGCACAGCGACCTCATGTACATCCGCGAGAAGGCCAGCGGCGGCGGCCAGGCCAAGGACAAGGAGCGCTGCGTCATCAGCTAGGACCCTCCGCCGCCCCAGCAACAGAACACAAGGAGAACCTTTGTTTTAAAAGTGATGATCTGCCGTTCCGGCCAGCCCTGCGCGCCCAGGGCCCGCGATCTAGCCCCGCGATGCGGGGAGGCGCAACCGCACAGAGAAGGGACGGTCATCTGCTCTGGAAGCAAAGAGAACTGCCACGACCAGGGCTCCCCCCACCTTCAGGGCTGGGCCCAGGGGAGGGTGCACTTGTCTCGTTTCGCACAAAGACCTGAGACGGAGAGTGGGTGGGGGAGGCAGTTTGGAAGTTAGCCACTGTTAAGCGCCAAGAAACCCATCCAGCCAGGCTTCTAGTCTGTGAGTCTGGGTTGTCATCACAGCTGGTGAAAGTCTTTGCTCTTCTGAAGCCAAGCGGTGGTGTGGGTCAACTCACAACCGGTGACTCGTTTACATGTTTGTTATattgcaaaaaggaaaaaaaaaaaatttgcacttTAATAGTTCTGGTGTCATGGACATGAACAAAATCTTAGGTGTTTATACGTATGTGTGAGACAGTCTTTATTGTtggttttttaatataatataaaataaaataatttaaaatggaaAACCTGGCTTTCTTTGCTCTTAGACGTGactggagggaggaagggtgggagaagggaggTGTACTGAGTTTCCACTCCTGGAATGAGAATGCACCTTTCCCAGACCAGAAACAACCCCTGCTGTTATGAAAACAGTGTCAGCAGTCATGGAAGGCAGGCCCCCAAATTCTCCAGATGCCTGGGCCCCCAGGCCTAGGGTGGCAAGAGGGACAAAGCCCTTCTATTTGGGGACTAGCTCCCTGGGAGTGGCAtgccccaaaagcaaagacaaaagaaaaaaaaaatgacacctcCATAGACTCAATctttctagttcatttatttaCTGCTTGATGTTTCCGTCGGTCAAGCCACACGGCTTCGTTTTCTGAAAGTATTCTGAGTCCTCTCAGTGTAGGGCCAAAGGCCTTGTCACCAGACTTGATGTGGCCCAGGGACAGTTAAAATCACAAAGCCCCCCTCTCCCCCAGCCTAAGGGACAGTAGGTCTCCCTTGCTTTTTCCCTCTCTTGGTGGCTAAGGGCACATGCTTAGGACTCTCATCCCCGCTCTCTCTGCCTGCAAACTTTGAGCAAGCCACACCTGCCAAGACTCAACTACTTCATTTGCAGAGTCAAGAGAATGCTGTCTTCCAGGGGCTGCTGTGATATTAAAAAGTACTTAGCACCAGTGCCTGCCAGTAACCCACGTTATGTGGTACTTCAGGAGGTGCTCAGCCCTGTGAGGGGACTCCAGGTTACTCTCCTAGGGGATGTCACCCTGCTCTGGGGACGCTCACAGGCCTAAAAACTGCCTCAAACCACCAAAGGACACCTGCCTGTGTGGTCAGGCTGCTCCAGGAGAGGAGTGATCCTGTGTTTCCACTGGTCTGGCTGATGTATGTGCAGGGAGAGGGGCAGGAAAGAGACGTGTAGAGTTCTCACAATTTATTCTGTGTACACTCTAAGCAAACATTTTCCTGTCAGCTTTTCAACAGACATCCTGCTGCGGGCTTCTCAGTACAAAAACGAAGACATCCTGAGAGCAGACCATTCTAAGTTCTTTCAGGTATAAATAGGGGGTGGAGGTGTCTCCCCTGCCCCTGCAAGGAGCCCCTTGTCCATCATCTCAGCCTCAAACAGAACCTGATGGTCTTGTTCTTCATGTGCTTCAGGTTTCATGGTATTTGGTCAGAGCCTTAAAACTGGCCCATACACTACTCTGAAATTTCTAGAAATTAACTGATTCAGTTAAGTAACAGTCCCATGGCTGCTGGGATGCTGTAAGTAGTGACTGCCCACTTACATTCAGAGCCTGCTCTTCTGCCCAAGGCCACTGAAGCCTGACCTACTCTACACTCTGAGCTCCCACCACGCCAGCCACCTAACAGGTAAGGGGACACCGTGGAGTCCTTCCAAACACTCCTCGGCCACTGTGCCTGCCAATGAGGTCAGTTGGCAGGCACCTGCTAAGCTGGCACAGGTGAGGTGTCCATTTCTAGATGTAAACAAAATGCAGTTACTTCTCACCTCCCCTTAAGAGGCAGGGGAAAGAAGTGCTCTTCCCTCAAGCTGTCAGGGGAAGGGCACATAAATAAAGCATCCCGCCTGGCAGACACCGGAGTAGGGCTGGGGTAGTGAGGACTGCCAGGCCTGCGTCCCTCAGAACATCACCAGCCACTTCTCTGAGCAGAAAGCACATCCCAGCATCTTGGTGTGGCAGTGCACGGAACGTCTGCTGCTCACTCTAGTGAGAAggccaaagggggaaaaaattccCTGAAGTAGGCCTGCCTGAATCTGAAACGCCAGAAGGGCAAGATCTGCTCACCTGAAGAGCAGTTTTAGCTCGGGTGGGAGTGGCAGCTCACCGGCTCAAGGGCGCCTCGCGGGCTCTGGTGAGGGCTGCCATTCTCTGGCATTACGTGGCTGCCCACAGGAGACCAAGGGAGCAAGAGCTAACGGTACTGAGGACATGGGGTGGCAGAGAAGCTGGAGACAAGGGCTGCCTGCAGGCTCCAGCCAACACTTGACAGGGCTCAAATGAAAGGGACAAACGGGGGAAAAAGCCACCTTGCCGTCTTCCAATGCAATGCTCATTCTCACAGCTGCCGCTCTTTACCGCAGTCAACCACACCACTCTGATGCTGGCATCATTTGCCCACTGAGTTCTATGCAAATGCTTCATAAAACTGCTGTCACGGGGAACGATATGTACCTGGTATGCACTCATCACATCCAGGGgtgagaggagagggagggaaggaagcaaAGAGGATGCTGCCTCCTTCTCTCTTCGCCTCCGTGTTTTGCAAAGCTGCAAGTGGAGCCCAGCCCCTGGCCTTCCTCCCACCAGCAGGCAGTGGTTATTATGCCCCTAGACATATGGGATATACAGAGGGTTCTGCCAGAGCCACTGCGTTCAGCCTGCCTGGCCACCTGGTTCAGAGCTGAGGTCCGAGAGAGCGCTTCTACCGGGGGTGGTGGGGGACGTGAAAGGCTGTGGCTCCTAGCAGTGCCTTCGCTCTAGTCCTTGGGGATCTCAAACATGCAGAGGCTCTTGTACTTCTGCAGGAGCTCATTCTTGGTCCTAACTTGCTCCCGGAGGCTgtgcagctgctgctgctgctgctcaggGCTCAGGTGGATGCCGGGCATGCTGCCGATGGCCTTCCGCACCTCCTGGAACTTGGTCTTTAGGGCGTTCAGGTCCTGGTGAACATCGGGGCTGTCCTTGTCCATGCTATAGAGGACAGAGGCACTgtcagcacacacacaccacgCCGGCCCCTGCCCCCCTGCACCCAAAGAACCTGCCCCTGCGGTCTGCCAGCACCCTCAGACCCTGCCTGTGTGCGGTCCCCCACCTAGGCTGCGTGCCCAAAGACAGGCTGGCTTGGTGATGTAGCACTGGCCGGCCTGTGCTGGTGCTCAGTCACAGCTCTGTGGCCCCCGTGCCCGACACAGGCCAGTGAACCCTTTCCCAGTACACGCCCTGCTTGCAACACTCTCCCCTGACACTGTGCATTCTTCACCAGACTGTCTGCTCGGGCAGCCCAGGGCCGCTGTGCTCCCAGCCGCGTTCCCCGTTCCTTGCCCAGTGTGCACGACGCTGCGGGCACTCAAGAAACCGTTACAGAAAGAACGAATGCTTGACCCACAGGCTATTCATGATGGTTGTTGAATGAACGAACAAACTATTATCAAGATCTGGTGACAACTGCCAGATAAAATTTGCGGATGTGCCACATTTTTTCGATCCGATCAACTTTGAGGCCAATCAAATTTTTACCAGCGGGCAGCTAATTTTAGCTGAGCTTCTGATGCTTCAGCCTGCTAACATAAAGCCTGTTTTCCCCAAGGATGTTCGTAAATTTTAAATTAGTTACGAGTAACTGGAAATGTTCAGCAGGTACAAGGCCGGCCTACCATAGTCAGGTCAAGTCCTTGCCTCCGGGCCCAGCTCTCCTAAAGGCAGGCTCAGGCCCTCACTCACAACTCCTGTCAGCTGCCCTGCGAGCCACGCTCCTGTCAGtactaaattaaaaaacaaaaacacctcacCTAGGATCAAAGACACAGCCTGCCACTTATTcccatacattttttaaaagtcaggAAGTGAATGAGCCTTAGGAAACAAGCTGTTGAGACTAAAAACCTCAAAGTCAATTCAGCAAGCTGTTCTAAAAGTATACCACTGAGGCATAAAAGGGGCAAGGTGTCAGTGAGCACTTAGTTTTTCACTGAACGTTCATCCCAGGTGGGGCATCTCAAACCAGATGGTGCTAACTCAACGTTTATTATTCACCATTTCTCTGCTTGCGCAGACAATACCCACCTCCCTGACGACCACTGGTTACGTGTTACACCTTGCAAAGCGAAGTGCTGCCGCTGCCTGCTCACTATTTATCAACAGCTTGAAACTCAGAAGGCAGGACAGAGAGAACCAATAACTTAAGAAATGAATGGTCAGCCAACCATTTGTCTGCTTTCATTTGATGCCAATTCAGAGAGACAGTGAACAGTATAACCGAAACCAGCTGATGTggggctgattccaactcatggcgactccacacgtgtaagagtagaactgggctccataaggttttcagtgcctgatttttcagaagcagactgccaggcctttcttccacagtgtctctgggtaggctcaaatcaccaacttttcagttagcagctgcgtgtgttaaccatttgcaccactcagggactatgAATGGTATTCCTTATCCCAATTTCTAGGGAGGACCATTGGTATTCATGAGAACTGCAAGTCATTTGAAAGGAAGCAAATAGGCAGCGacttttattttaattctttaaatctCAGCTTGGATCCACACTCTGGGCAGACACCATCTGGACTCCCCAGATCACTGCACTTGGGTGGCATATGCATTAACATACTGGCTACAGACTTACATCCCAAGGGAgttttgaaattaaaatatagtcTTAAGAAAAATAGTTCACATCACATGAGTCTGAAAGGACatggtaaaaacaaaaacttcataAACCTTTGGAAGGAAGTTATGCTAATCAAGTTTTTAAAGCAAACATACCCTGGCCCAAAGGAACATTTAAATCTGAAAGTAAAAAGCGGGCCATGTTTAAGGTGCTTGTTTCTGAAAATCCCCAAATCTCAAGGGGTGACTAGTCCTCAGCTGGTGAGCTTCCAGTAAGGAGACAGTCTGAAGACAATCAGGGCATAGGAGAAGCCACATGGAGgggagctgagctgagctgaaAGGAGGCCACGGAGCCCCAGGGAAGCCCTCTCTGCAAGCTTCTCACCCTGCCCCCATGGGTGGAGGTAACTAGCACTCAGCTCCTGGGGTGAGGAAAATGCTCTATTCAGGGACTGGCTCAACCCGAGCAGGAACATGCTAAGCCAGGATGACTATGAAAGGCTCAAAGCAGAAGAAGAGGGACAGACCCAGATAACAAGTGAATAAAAGCAGACAGCGCTGAGTGGGCCTGCCTTTGTGTGGATGTTAGTCATCACCCAATTTTAGAAGGGAAATAAAAGGATACGAGGCCAGTTCAAGAGCATGGAAGGTGTATGACAGGGCAAGGTGAGGCACTCCAGCCGGCCACGATGTGAACAGCGGAACAGACACCACTGCAGCAGCCTGACTGGCAGCATTCCCTGACGGCCCATTGCTGTGAGAACATCGTGGGTAACTGCTGGTGTACACAGAATGCCCCTTTGGCAGCCAGCACAGATATTTTATAAATGTCACCAGACTCAAGGCAAAATATCATAGCGCTCAGGTGGATAAACTGAGGAATTACATCCAACCCCCTTTTAAGTGTCAGTGCTTTGGGACATGAAGCTGCAAACTGGCAACAACCAAGCACAAAGTCTGTCCACTGGTCCTGAGCAGCAAGGGGAGCTCACTGGACCCGCTGCCACATGGCTTCAGCTCCTGTTCTACTTGAAGCCATCTTCCTCACTGTAACCTGAGAGTTACCAAACCTGCTCCCTCTGCTTCTCAACTCTGAGCCTCACTTCTCTGGACCTCTCTGTGGCATCTGACTCGGCTGTCCATTTCCCAATTCCCTCCCCCTTGGCCTTGCATGTCCTGCTCTTTCTAGAGGGCCTGTTCAGCTAGTCCTGCTCAGCCCTTCTCCTCACCAACTCTTGGAGCTATGCAGGAGCTATCTTCTGCCTGAAGCTTCTCCGGTCAGTGTGCGAATGCTGGggctttccattttttaaaatagttttttttaatgattatgaAAGCAATAAatgcttgaagaaaaaaaaaaaaaggaaaaaatgacatACACCAAGGTTTAGAGAGTCAAAGTCCCTCTAATCCCACTTCCTAGCCAGAACTTCTGTTAACACGTGGTGCACACTGTTCCAGAGAACTTCTAAACCTGTAATAGTACACACACTTACGCTTGTTACTTTCACAGTTATGTGGCCATGCTACACACATGGTTCTGaatcttgcttttttcacttgacATGTTGATACACGTACAATTATACAGCTAAGTTATACATGAATAATTTGTACTCATTGCTGATGGGCCTTTGGGGTGTTTGCAATTTATCGCTACTGCTATCAGAATGGCAAGAGACATGTTGTACCTATATCTTATGCACTTGTGCAAACATTTTTGTAAGATAATTTcttagaagtgggatttctgggtcaaagGTAATGCATGAAAATTTTTGACCAAAAATTTTATTACCAAAACGACCTCTAAAGAAGCTGAACTGATGTGCACTCCCGTGACAGGGGACAACACTAGCTTTTACTTATTTATCAGCCATTTGTATCTCTCCCCCCCAGTCCTGCCATCACCTACCGGCCTTTGGGAAGGGGCTTGGAGCTCATAACCATGCTTCTCTGCTCACACGGTTACATGTGAAAAACATTCTTCCCTGAAGAAGCAGTAAGAGGTTCTGCTGCTAGAAGTGTGGAAAAACCACTGCTCTACAAAATACCCCAGAATTTGTCCATccactcccacctcctcacatGCTGAGAGCTCCTTCCAGCCCAGCCCTCCTTCCTGAATTCTGGCTCCCTGGTTCCAACAGTTACCAGTGTTTCCCTGGAGTCTGGGGAGACCTGGGGAGGCCTCCTGACCAGCCTCCTCCAGGTGCCTGTCTCAGGTGGTGGCACTCCACCCACCCAGCTGTGGTGTGCTAGAGAACGGTCCTTCTTGACTTGTCCCACTGCTCCCAACACCCATCTAGTAACCGACtccacctcctcctcccctccactGTGGCTCATTTCCTACAGACCCCGGTCTGCTCCTCCTAAAATCTCAGATGCtttcccaccccagcccccagaCAACACCTACTATAGTGAGTCCAAACCCTGAGGACCACGCAGGGCTATCCACAAGCAGCCTCTAACCTTCCTGGGCTCCAGGCCCCACTGTCCCTGAAGGCCCAGCTGTACTTTTTATGCTGTACTACGGAGTTGCTGGCCCTGAATATCTGTCTTCCccagcttatattctagtggagCCCAGCAGGAGCTTGATCAATTATACTGCATGAATGAATAGAAATGAAGTGGTAGAAGAGTGAACAGGTTTTTAAGCAGGTCCAGAAATAATCCCAAACAATCTATAAATATTCTCCATCAGGGCCTCATTCTTTTTAGTGGGATCTGGTTGACGGAGAAGCAGCAGTGGATGGCCAAGGGCTTCAGTAAACCCAGTGTGGACAAGCCCGGTGGACCAGCCTGGTCACTCACAAACCCTCTTCCGACACGGGAGGCCACTTCCTGCAACACACCCAGGTGGCCTCAGCTGGCACGAAGGCCCATTCAGACTA
Above is a window of Loxodonta africana isolate mLoxAfr1 chromosome 2, mLoxAfr1.hap2, whole genome shotgun sequence DNA encoding:
- the RASD1 gene encoding dexamethasone-induced Ras-related protein 1 → MKLAAMIKKMCPSDSELSIPSKNCYRMVILGSSKVGKTAIVSRFLTGRFEDTYTPTIEDFHRKFYSIRGEVYQLDILDTSGNHPFPAMRRLSILTGDVFILVFSLDNRDSFEEVQRLKQQILDTKSCLKNKTKENVDVPLVICGNKGDRDFQREVEQREIEQLVGDEPQRCAYFEISAKKNSSLDQMFRALFAMAKLPSEMSPDLHRKVSVQYCDVLHKKALRSKKLFRAGGGSCEPGDAFGIVAPFARRPSVHSDLMYIREKASGGGQAKDKERCVIS
- the MED9 gene encoding mediator of RNA polymerase II transcription subunit 9 isoform X2 produces the protein MTIHDTPPCFASHPCQSWKRLRGCPHFTYGASEPEGKEAFPRTSQSLSMSMDKDSPDVHQDLNALKTKFQEVRKAIGSMPGIHLSPEQQQQQLHSLREQVRTKNELLQKYKSLCMFEIPKD